Below is a genomic region from Schistocerca americana isolate TAMUIC-IGC-003095 chromosome 1, iqSchAmer2.1, whole genome shotgun sequence.
agagagggtgagacataTGGCTCTattgctgctgctagaccattaatggacAATAAAAATAGAGAgaaactcaatacagagccctgttcaaccccattctcctggatatgggggagggggagggggggctatgggaggcaccaacttggacacagaaagtacgaagcaacaggaaattctgtataaaaatttggaatgggcctcggagaccccactcttataatgtggcaaggatatgtcgtcgccaggtggtgtcgtacgctttttgtaaatcaaaacaaatgacaacaaggtgttggcatctggaaaaggcagtTCAgctggcagacttgagggacacaagatcaTCAGTTGTAGAGCAACCCAGGCGGAAACCGTCCTGGCACAGAGCCAgtagccacgtgactccaggacccaacccaaccaccgacacatcatacgttccagcagcttatgaagaatgttggtgaggctgatgggccgatagctatccatatCATACGGGTTTTTGCCAGGTTCcagcactggtatgatggtgctctcccaccagtgcgatggaaagatgccatcgcaccagatctggttgaaaatcaggaggagatgtcacttgtagtcagacaagagatgtttaatcatctgactctggatccgatctggcccaggagctgtgttggggcaatgagcaagggcactgaggagctcccactctgtaactggagcattataggattcactgtggcgtgtagtgaacaagaggacttccccttccatctgccatttgagagtgcgaaaggctgggggtaattctctaACGCAGAGGCGTGAGCACAGTGCTCATCAATCACATTTTTGGCAGCAGatatcacaccatttatgttaacactggggacacctgttggggtctggtacccaaaaacttgtttgatctttgcccagacttgtgaAGGTGACGTATAGCACCCAATGGTCGtgacttatctctcccaacactcctgtttctgttgTCTGATAAGCTGGCGAACATgagcatggagccgtttaaaggctatgaggtgctccacggaagggtgctgcttatgccactgtagagctcaccaACACTCCTTAATTGCCGTAGTGACTTCCGGCGACCGCCAAGAGACTTTCTATTGGCAGGGCACCATAAAGAACGAGGGATCTTGTTTTCTGCCACAAACGATTGTTGTTGTTACCTGCTCAACCGTAGAACCCATGTCAATGGACAATGTGCAGGACACTTTGCTCACTCATTCTACTTTCTTGCGCACTTTTGTGGCATTAACACGCGGAGctgctgcaacagcagcaagaatattGATTTCGCCCTCCTCTgctgtcacttgtttccttctgttacattgcctaggtgttacactaccactttcatgtaactgATTGTAGAGTTTGATGAATGATTGTGACATGGTTGAAGTCTATTGGGATATTTGCGGCATAcacagtacaaaaacaaattgcCTTTTCCTACATTCTccacacacagtgagcacgtagtaTTTTTCTACATTGGTAAATCCCACTGTTCACTCccaacctactgcttggactggcACACACTAGCTGAATGGTCATAACTGCAGAATCTGAGGTACTCCAAACACGCATTATGTACACGGTAAGTGACAAGCAGAACGTGAATTTATGATGAAATTATTTAACTTTTAACTATCACAGAAGCTTTACAAGTTTGTGCTACATACCTACTGTCTATTTTAGAAAAAAAGTTcgacaatactgactggaatacgTACTGAAATCACAATGTTATTGAAGATTAAATATAGAGAGCAAAATGTTATCCACAGCTTGTACAGGAAACAGGCGGCAGTCTGGACATGTAGGAAAATCAGTAGTTGACAACGGAGGAAGACAGGATTACAGTCTATTCCTGGTGTACATATAGTAAGCAGTGAAGGGAGATAAGAAGAAATGCAAAAAAACAAATTGAAGTTGTGGAGAAGAAACAATAATTTTAAGATTTGCCAATGGCAATGAACTTTGAACGGCAAAGGATTTTGAAGATTTGCTGAAGGGAATGCATAGTGTCTTGAGAAAGGGTaataaaatgaacataaataagAGCAATACAAATGTAAAGTAATCCCACACACTTAAGTCAGACGAGCCAGTGGGTAGCCAAGTTTTGCtgcttgtgcagcaaaataactaaagatGGAATGAGTAAAGAATATACAAAATTCAGACTGCCAATAGCTAGATAAAACTGAACTGTTAGAAAGCATTCTCTGAACCAATTTgacttttagagagagagagagagagagagagagagagagagagagagagagagagagagagaagtatacACACGAGGATAATAGAAGATCTTGAAATATGGTACTAGAAGAAATGAATAAGACTAGACAGATAGATCAAGCAACTAAAGGAGAAGTTCTGAACAGAAATGGCAAAGGAAAGAGCTTTGCAGCGCAACTTCATGACAAGAAGGTATAGGTTGATAAGACATATCCTGAGCCGTTAAGGTATAGTTGAattagtaatggagggaaatggGGGAGGGacagaaaattgtagagggagacaaaggctaGACTACAAAAAGAATCATCTAGCggctgtaggttgcagaagttattaaCAGATGAAGAGACTTTTAAAGCATAGATCAGAATCGACAGCCatatcaaactagtcttcagactgaagacaacatcaGCAAGAATGATAATACTAAATTGTAAGAAAATTGAATGAACTAATTGTATATGTGTGCAATCTGCTTGGATCCCTATTTTAACACACTTGCTGGACACATGAATTATGCAATTGTTTCCATCATACAGTTCAGTGCTTCAGTCCAGTCCAGCTGAAACTTTAAAAATATATTATCTTCACCAGTACTATATCTATTTGCTACCTTGTAAAATCATGCTAGCAACTAAGTATGCTTTCATTGAGGTCACATATTATATACCATTTTTCACTGAACATGAAAGGCAATTGCATTCTCTTacctgtttctggaaattcaccaTATGTTTTCAGGTTTCTTGCCTCATCAGGTGTATATTTCAGGATCACATCAGCTTTGGCATCCTGATAATCTCTCAATCCAATGAGTATAATATCACCTTGGTTTATCCaaacctgaaataaaaaaaaatggctctgagcactatgagacttaacgtctgaggtcatcagtcccctagacttagaattactttaactaacctaaggacatatcacacacacacacacacacacacacacacacacacacacacacacatgcccgaggcaggattcgaacctgcgaccgtagtggtcgcgcggttccagactgtagcgcctagaaccgctcggccacaccggccggccctgaaaTAAAGCTTGGATTatgaaacacacacatttttaaacaattAGCATTTAAATTATGACTGacagagtccatcttcttgtaagAGTGCAATCACAATTATTGTTGGAAGATGCTACTGAATCATCATTTTCTGCACACAAAGAATGAGAGCTTGAATCTAGGATGATTGATCAtacagaagaatattaaaaatttaccTTTTTCCTCAACTTTCCTCGAATATGACACAGTCTCTTTATTCCATCAAAACACATAGCTTCCAACCTGCCATTACCCAACATTTTTGTGACTTGGGCGTATTCTGTAAGAGAAGATTCACTTTTGTTACAAAAGTCTAGATTTATTATGCTGATCtacttcacgtgtgtgtgtgtaaaacaattACTCCTTCATTGCAAGTTACCAagcagtggctgatgggagtagcCGTTTTGACAGAAGGTGTATTACTTTGAACCAATATTCATTCACTCTTTCTGGTTGCTACCAATCTTAGTTCTCAATAATTTGTGTGAAGAGTATCTTCACTGAACATtacaacaaatttaaattaatgcaaatTCAATTACATATAACATTTCCGTGATCTGTAACGCCATGTGTTATGAAAACTTCTGTTTGAGTCTGCAGATACAGTGAACACAACGTCGTCATAACTATGGTTGACTAGATTGGTCACACTGAAAAAGCTGTCAGCAGCAACTGAGACCATTCGAAACATGCTTCTCCCATCAGCCATTGCACTGTAACTCCTCTAGAGTGAACCATCATATATATTATGATGGTTAACTTTAGTCCTTCAACTGTTTGTATTCCACCCACAACTTTCCAGTATGGTATTCATATCATATACTGTTTGAATTTAAACATGAACATTAATAACATATGAAGTAGTCGTTTTATTTCTGCATTACTATTCATTCTTTTACTGTATTATATACTATTCAATATGTCGATTATAACATACCTGATGAGCTAAGATCAAATGTAAATCACAGATCATCATTAACAAATAATTAGTAACTGTGTAAACTTGCAGTCTGTTGAGCCTTGAGTAGTACGGAAAAGTTTGAGGAAAGTTTACTAAATATGCTGTTGCTATTATTGACAAATTATGAAAGAATAGCTctacaaaaatatcactacagtaaGTTTGCAGATCGCTATTTATAGTACTGTCAACAGAGTTTTGAAGAACACTCAATACATCCAAGATGCCTAGTGATCTACTGTGATAAACAAGTGGTAATATGTTGCAAAACTGGGCAGTCAGAGGCACTGAGAATATTTGGTGCTGCTCAGTTTGTGCATCAGTTTGTTTAAAGCCTGTTATTTGTATTCAGACTGTCTTCTAAACTATATTTCTACTTACAATGTTCTTCTCTTTGAAAAATCTTAATATCACAGCTTGTGATGCACAAaattaattgtcaggaaatttactgTTGCATACTGAAGATTACACATTTATGTTGATTGCAAATGTCAATTAGCTACTAGTATTGGAAATTATGTAACCGTAATTCTACTGAAAATCCTTGTAGTCTAGATAGTCCAACCAAAACTGACCAAAAAATGTTGAATAGGGAAAAGTTTGTGTAGTCATCAGTTTTTgttcagtggtaggagggagtgccatgaacaacacactAAAAATCCTGACTGGTGGGAACTGAGAGTGGGGGTTGGGCAGAGGGGAGTTTAAAAGTAATTAATGTTTTTCTTGaacaactttaaaaatgtagcTTCTAGCAACAATGTTTCCCAGCACAAAATTAGACTACATTGAATTACCCCCAAAAACGTTGTGTATTTTTTTCTACAGGACCAACAGGTGCCACACTGAGGTGGATGGAAAAAATGAGAGTAATAAAAATAGTGTTTCAATGCTATAAAACTAATGTTTGTCATTAAATAAATAGGGTTACGAAGAAATATTAAGTGTGTGTAACAGCTAAGTGCAGTGGAACTGTATTAAGGGATAAAATTTGTTCAGGGGATGTGACAAGTTGGAGAAGGGAGGGAAGAGTAGACACATACGGGAAGGTTGATCATCACACTGTGATCAGGCACTTCCCTCCTTCGTTGTGATCATGCACTTCCCTCCTCCATAAGTCTGAAAACCGATTAGTGAATAGATGATCCCTACTCTCTCTACTGTACTCTCGCAAGAGGCAAGTATAGGAATACCACGAAGTTATAGCGATGTCTATGCACCTCACCTTAGGCACCACTGATGACAGTGCACAGACAAGCATGTGGGAGGGACGGGGGTTCTGTTTGCAAAGTGCATTAGTACTATGCGTAATACAGATGTGAGTTTCTAATAATACTAACAAGAAACGCACATGaacagaatgtatgtagatgtctgCACATTGTTCTACACTACTAGAGGTAAAACATTCCCAGTCATCGTGTACAGCAACTATAGTGTTCTTCCAGGAAAGAAAACTTTTACCACCTgtttgcttttcagtttacagactgtACTTCCCCACAATTTGCTGCCCAGTTCCTTTATGTGAGtacacaaaataacttcactgagttcTTGTTTACGcaatggagttattttcagtttattaagttagTACTTTTTATTGTAGTGAAGTGAGCTCACAAGCTGGATGTTTTAACTGTCTACCACACTAAAGAGCCTGCCCCAGCAGTAACACGCTGTCAGTATGTATAATATTGTCTACTATCAGTGGCTGGaatatcacataaaaaataataaattgacCTTTAAAACATTAccccccccacacccacacacacacacacacacacacacacacacacacacacacacacacacattccaccaGTCAGGATTTTTAGCATATCGTTCATGGCACTCGCTCCTACCACTGTACATAAACTTACAACTGTACAAATTTCTTAACCTAATTTTCCTTTGTTGACTGGACTAATGCTTTTGAAGCATGTTGTGCTTATTAAGCACACACTGCAATTAATGCTATATCAATTACAAATACTTTTGATAAACACAGACTCACCTCCTAAGGACACGGTGACTATTGTAATGTACAGAATAGTCACTGGTCATGGTGTTATTTGATTTATCATGGCTGATTTCTACTCTTAACAGACGCACCCTGAGATATTCATTAGCCTAGTACTAAAATGTTAAAAGCACCCCTAAACTGCATCACGAAATTTACAGAAACAACTGGTATCCATGACTGATCAACTTTGTGTTTGTGATTATGAGCCTAACTTCTCACCATAAaccttgagaaattaaaattcctCTTGGTTTTAGGAAGAGAAGGCAAACTCAGTTAAACTTTAAACTTGCACACTGAGACAACTGGTTGGAGAAGTTACGCAAAAAAAGCCTTCTCCTTGACATGCATTGATGTCTTAACTGGGTAACTTTCCTTATCAATAGTGAAACTTCCTACAGGTAGATATTTACAGTAAGATTAGCATGGACAATATTAACTATCAATTTCTTTAGGATACAAACAGAAAAATCAACACTTACATGATGAAAAACTTAACAGGTGTGTATGTGGGAGGTGATGAGGCATGGTATGTGCATGCAGCCTCCCACTCCCACTTCCACAGCTCTGCCCAAATGTTCTTCCGTATTTTGTAGAACAACTTAAAATATTTAACTTACCTTGGCCATCTTCTTTGAAGACCAGCTCTCTTTTCTCAGTCTCATTTTCATTCTTTCCTCTCCTCCTatttttacctccctttcctaaaagcgaatttaaaaaaaaaattatattttcatatgTACAAATGCATAACTTTAACACAGAAACCTAAAGTATGGCTAAGGTAGGAAAATGTGTTGTGGACCACAAACTGGCCACAAACTCAGTTACAACAATGACTCAGAAAGCAATCACCCATGTTCACACTGCACACGTTACCAAATGGTCACCAAAAGGTATGCAGCAGATTAAGGACAACCTTAATGCAAACATCTGTTCTTACATAAGCAAAACAAACAGTGGTATCTGGGAACAGTGTGACAAACGTGGGACAATATTTGTTGATCCTAACAAGTTTTTAAGCAACAAATGCTTGGGAAAGGATGGCACGCATTTAAACAGACTAGGATCGATGAATTTTATTAAAATGATTACAGACATCTGTAAAATAATTAAGAACAAGGGAAACTAATACTGTGTGAAGGGgtgaaagttaaaaaaaagaacTCGGTTTTCACTCAAAACCCGAtggtatttcatcaaaatgtactaTTGCTTGACAAAGAGAAACTTCATTTGGTATTCattctaaattttgtactgggtacttatttttgtaggaaattgtaTAAACATGGTGGTGGTAGTTGCATTTGTGTTGAAAATGGCATAAATTTTACATGTataaattacttagaaaaattaTCTATACAGAAAGACAGACATAAATGGAAGTGAAATCACTGATGAAAAAACAGATACAACTCGTCCGTACAGGGCTCAAACTGGTGATAGATAATAACATCATGTTACGCAaccttgaaaatacactcctggaaatggaaaaaagaacacattgacaccggtatgtcagacccaccatacttgctccggacactgcgagagggctgtacaagcaatgatcacacgcacggcacagcagacacaccaggaaccgtgatgttggccgtcgaatggcgctagctgcgcagcatttgtgcaccgccgccgtcagtgtcagccagtttgccgtggcatacggagctccatcgcagtctttaacactggtagcatgccgcgacagcgtggacgtgaaccgtatgtgcagttgacggactttgagcgagggcgtatagtgggcatgctaccagtgctgggtggacgtaccgccgaattgctcaacacgtggggcgtgaggtctccacagtacatcgatgttgtcgccagtggtcggcggaaggtgcacgtgcccgtcgacctgtgaccggaccgcagcgacgcacggatgcacgccaagaccgtacgatcctacgcagtgctgtaggggaccgcaccgccacttcccagcaaattagggacactgttgctcctggggtatcggcgaggaccattcgcaaccgtctccatgaagctgggctacggtcccgcacaccgttaggccgtcttccgctcacgccccaacatcgtgcagcccgcctccagtggtgtcgcgacaggcgtgaatggagggacgaatggagacgtgtcgtcttcagcgatgagagtcgcttctgccttggtgccaatgatggtcgtatgcgtgtttggcgccgtgcaggtgagcgccacaatcaggactgcatacgaccgaggcacacagggccaacacccggcatcatggtgtggggagcgatctcctacactggccgtacaccactggtgatcgtcgaggggacactgaatagtgcacggtacatccaaaccgtcatcgaacccttcgttctaccattcctagaccggcaagggaacttgctgttccaacaggacaatgcacgtccgcatgtatcccgtgccacccaacgtgttctagaaggtgtaagtcaactaccctggccagcaagatctccggatctgtcccccattgagcttgtttgggactggatgaagcgtcgtctcacgcggtctgcacgtccagcacgaacgctggtccaactgaggcgccaggtggaaatggcatggcaagccgttccacaggactacatccagtatctctacgatcgtctccatgggagaatagcagcctgcattgctgcgaaaggtggatatacactgtactagtgccgacattgtgcatgctctgttgcctgtgtctatgtgcctgtggttctgtcagtgtgatcatgtgatgtatctgacccgacattgtgcatgctctgttgcctgtgtctatgtgcctgtggttctgtcagtgtgatcatgtgatgtatctgaccccaggaatgtgtcaataaagtttccccttcctgggacaatgaattcacggtgttcttatttcaatttccaggagtgtatattacagaaGACCTCACAAAATAAACAAGAGTAATTATATTTAGGGATTTCACAATATTGGCTTTGCAAGTGAATCCAAGCAAAAAACTGTTTACTGAACCTCTTAGCAACTTTTGATTTAAAGGCTACAATAGAAATACCAACACGCACCACAAATAGCTCAGCCACAGTCCTTGATCAAATATTTACGAATGTGCCCTTGAAATATCCAACACAAACCTTCAATATAGGTTTTGGGGACCACACAGcccaagaaattaatatattactAGGAAAACAGCTTGGTTCAACAAAATGCCTAACAAGTACATCTAGGAAGTATTATGACCAGAACATAGAACATTTTGTTCACTGTATGAGTAAAGAAACTTGGGAAGAGATCTATGAATGTAAAAATGTAAGTGACAAGTTCAATAAATTCTTAAATAGTTTTGGCTATTATTTTGAACTTtcctttccattttaaaaaaatggtcacAAGAAGGGATTTAAAAATAAAGTGAGACAACAGGGATACAAATATCTGCTGTGGAGAAGATTACTTCATCAAATACCTACACAGCACACAACATCTCCGGAATTTAAAAACAGATTTTAACTAAGgtcataaaaaaagtaaaaaaagggcAAATAGTCCCTTCATAACAAATGCACCAAACAAATTGAAAGCCACATGGGACAAGAAacaggaattaaacagaaaaaaaataccataacatcaaactgaaagaaatctcATCCATAATGTCTGATCCCCAGCAGACAGCAAATAATGTTAATTCATGCCCAAGGAGAATACTACAAAGATATCGTTGAATTTCCTGGGGAAATTCACCACTCAGCAAAAGCTGTTTCACTGCACAAAAAAGAATTACAAGAGCCACTGAAGACAAAGCACCTCAATCTTCACGAAAGccttcatttaaaaagcttcatattcttTGATTATCATGTctatacagggtgtatacaacccagGACAaacaggagatccgggaaaaacccgggaaatttttcatccgggagaaaaccagaaaaaactgggaattttttagaattccaggaatttttccattgtttttgttttcagttaattttttgtgattttggctggtaagaaccgatactgtaacaaaagatattactgtatcccgttaatgcagaataatactgcagcaataaaacatgaatgagcgaaaaaacaaaagtaaaacttaaattgcaaaggaaatgtgccatctACAGCAACAGAACTCGGTACTCTtaaaagtgtctgccaacagcaaaatgtgtcaaaggtttTAGGAACACTAtgtaatgcttcataacaacaaattaacTCTggtgagcatgacgtcacaactgtttacattagattcattttagcagttacgagcaggATCATGTGCATGCACAGTtaagtagtaccttctcctgcttctggctaccgAAATGTTGGCTACCGAAATGTGGCTTTTgcctgtgtaagcagtcgcagccagctgctagatgctactgggaaaaattttactggagcacCCAAGCTGCTGCCATATTCATGCATGCGCAGCAGGCCCAGATCTAGGAGGGGGAgataattcatattcttgaggaaaaaaccttGCTTCAcgaagtgcctagcatccagcgcttgttagtctatcgattattcatatgactttgaaactcatccctgtcggtttttgaacatttttgaacacattctaagtttatttctgaatgaatcctAAGTTGATTTGTGaaagcgtgcatagtgtacatgatgcctctgtcaggagaatcctcgtcgcatgtagaaacaaactttcctgcagacaaaaggagccatacgagctgagcggagtaaggccGCTGTCTGACTGTGTTGTTGTTTGGATTTGCGAATGATGAGCGCTGTTATAATTACTAGTAAAATCAATAGAGTCAGACTACAGGAGTGAAAATAAACGAATAactggtaagaaagattacgtattaccttctcggtgtatccaagaaaatgaaattt
It encodes:
- the LOC124600467 gene encoding eukaryotic translation initiation factor 1A, X-chromosomal, encoding MPKNKGKGGKNRRRGKNENETEKRELVFKEDGQEYAQVTKMLGNGRLEAMCFDGIKRLCHIRGKLRKKVWINQGDIILIGLRDYQDAKADVILKYTPDEARNLKTYGEFPETVRINDTVTFVEDGFDEDIEFGDEVSDEGEADPVDAI